A DNA window from Mytilus edulis chromosome 14, xbMytEdul2.2, whole genome shotgun sequence contains the following coding sequences:
- the LOC139503600 gene encoding uncharacterized protein, with protein MTTVTQEIRCGPCDFREIAKPAVVWCPSCDEGLCDECSGHHSAAKASRGHKLINSDHYKEMPRKMIEELNKCLEHDEKFELYCPNHEIHCCVQCVKEKHENCTGITLLNKVIENIKSSAMVSTITQQLEKRMEGLMKLKKNRTENIDRIEKQSSELCTDFRRMRKELDLVLDEFEKTLNEQATAVRKTQSIIVYNTIAQIGSHESVYKNMHSALQKVLAYGSDFQVYSAIKKIEENIMNEDKKTELFLKNFHGLQEINVALECSQQLSSLLSKDVSLATVTTPNSTLECDLKVFDNTEAQKISTSTRTTVSELKLKQYIQTRMSAYFMLTTDINITSIVPLPSGQTVITDYGGKLGIMIFSSDGALQVRNTNLGTPHGACLISDSVIAVSFPLNNNIKLLQINGLSCTIKNTFRFEQMCFGLCVNSEGNILAATRKSGDGGLTIININGEIMKRIRLGVPSINYVQCCKNKIIVAEFESDKIIMYDHEGNKLQTISFEGERDIRNICFDKHSNMFVSGLKAAKVTMISEKDDHRQDILGQTDRFHCPKAIVYDQKNNTIIVADKDGQHSAIYDIVYK; from the coding sequence CAGATGTGGGCCGTGCGACTTTCGAGAAATAGCAAAGCCAGCAGTCGTATGGTGTCCGTCTTGTGATGAAGGACTGTGCGACGAATGCAGCGGCCATCATAGCGCAGCGAAGGCCTCTAGGGGTCATAAACTTATAAATAGCGACCACTACAAAGAAATGCCGAGAAAAATGATTGAAGAGTTGAATAAATGCCTCGAACATGATGAAAAGTTTGAACTCTACTGTCCAAACCATGAAATTCACTGCTGTGTACAGTGCGTGAAAGAAAAACACGAAAATTGTACCGGTATAACGCTACTCAATAAAGTCATTGAAAACATCAAGTCTTCCGCCATGGTATCAACAATTACGCAACAATTGGAAAAAAGAATGGAAGGACTAATGAAACTTAAGAAAAATCGGACAGAGAATATCGATCGAATAGAAAAACAGTCGTCAGAGCTGTGCACTGATTTTCGACGCATGCGTAAGGAACTGGATCTAGTGCTAGATGAATTTGAGAAAACGTTGAATGAGCAAGCAACTGCAGTCAGGAAGACACAATCCATTATTGTATACAATACGATTGCTCAAATTGGGTCACACGAATCTGTATACAAAAACATGCATTCAGCTCTCCAAAAGGTTCTAGCATACGGAAGTGACTTTCAAGTTTACTCAGCGATTAAAAAGATCGAAGAAAATATCAtgaatgaagataaaaaaactgaattgtttttaaaaaactttCATGGTTTACAAGAAATAAATGTTGCTCTCGAATGCAGCCAACAGTTGTCTTCTCTGCTGTCTAAAGACGTTTCGCTCGCAACTGTCACGACACCTAATTCCACGTTAGAATGTGATTTGAAAGTATTTGACAATACAGAAGCACAAAAGATATCAACATCTACAAGGACCACCGTGTCagaattgaaattaaaacagtatatacaaacaagaatgtCAGCTTATTTTATGCTTACCACTGATATAAACATTACAAGCATCGTCCCGTTGCCTTCTGGACAGACAGTCATAACCGATTACGGAGGTAAACTAGGTATCATGATTTTCAGTAGTGATGGTGCTttacaagtcaggaatacgaaCCTGGGTACACCGCATGGTGCATGCCTGATTAGTGATTCTGTTATTGCAGTGTCGTTCCCTTTGAAcaataatattaaattattacaaATTAACGGCTTGTCTTGTACAATAAAGAACACTTTTAGATTCGAGCAAATGTGTTTTGGTTTGTGTGTGAATTCGGAAGGAAACATTCTAGCCGCTACAAGAAAATCTGGTGACGGCGGTTTgactatcataaatattaatggaGAAATTATGAAGCGTATTCGTCTAGGAGTGCCATCAATTAATTATGTTCAATGctgcaaaaacaaaataattgtagcCGAATTCGAATCGGATAAGATTATCATGTATGACCATGAAGGAAATAAACTACAGACGATTTCTTTCGAAGGCGAACGCGACATCAGGAATATCTGCTTTGATAAACACAGTAATATGTTTGTTAGTGGATTGAAGGCAGCAAAAGTTACTATGATTTCAGAGAAAGATGACCATAGGCAAGATATTTTGGGACAAACGGATAGGTTTCATTGTCCAAAGGCAATTGTTTATGATCAGAAAAACAATACAATTATAGTTGCAGATAAAGACGGGCAGCATTCTGCTATTTATGACATTGTATACAAGTAA